In the genome of Haloprofundus halobius, the window GAAGGCGAGCAGCGGCGCGCCCATCTCACGCCCTCCGTCGTGGTGGTGTGCAGTATCGAACCCTCGGTCTCGGCGGTCGACGTGATCGAACTCTCCGTCGCGGCTGTCGTCGCTCTCGGTACGCTCGCACGGTGGTCCGCTCGGGGGGGAGGATCTGCCGTCCGGGTACAGTTGTGGATGCGTGCACGCTCTTCTCGTTTCGCCGGGTGATGTTAAAGACTCGGAGAGTCGGCACGCCGCCAAACACGTCTCCCGTCCGAGGAACGTCTTCGTCACACGAACACTTATGCCTACTGCCACCGCAGCACACGGCAATACCGAGATGACGGAACCAGAGACACTCCGAGCGGAGCGCGAACAGGTAGGAGAACTCGGCCGCGAAATGCTCGCACAGGGGCTGACGCGCGGCACCGGCGGCAACGTAAGCGTCCGGTCCGACGACCACGTCGCCATCAGTCCGTCCGGTGTCCCGTACGAGGAGGTGACCCACGAGACGGTGCCCGTGGTGGACCTCGATGGAGAGCGTATTCGGGGAGAACTCAAGCCGTCGAACGAGACGCCGATGCACACGATACTCTACCGGGAACGTGACGACGTGGGAGGCATCGTCCACACCCACTCACCGTATGCGAGCACGTTTGCCAGCCTGAACGAACCGATTCCGGCGTCGCACTACCTCATCGCCTACGCTGGGACGGAGATCCCGGTTGCCGGCTACGAACCACCCGGCACCGAGGCGCTGGGCGAACTCGCCGCCGAGGCCATGGGAGCCGACTGCGACGCCGTCCTCCTGAAGAACCACGGCGTCATGGCCGTCGGTGCGACGGGGGCGGACGCACTAGAGGTCGCTCAGATGGTCGAATACTGCGCTCGTATCCACTATCAGGCGATCAACGTGGGAGAGCCTGAACTCCTCCCTGAGAGCGAAGTCCGGAAGCTCCGCGAGATGTTCAGCGAGACGTACGGCCAACAGTAGAGCAGCGCCTTCGTTCGCGGCGGTTCCAAGCGATATCCTGTGAGAGGATACCTGATCGATCAACAACGTATCGACATAAACACAAATCATTAAAGACAGAGTAGTGTGAGCTATTCACATAGAAAACTCCATGTCAGATACAGTCTGCTTCTTCCACACAGTAGCGAGCCTGTCCGACCGGTTCGATTCACTAGCCAGCGATTACATTCAGGACGCCGACACGTTCCACATCGTCGACGAGAGCGTGCTTCAGGAACTCCTCACAGTTGGAGAAATGACGCCCAGCGTTACTCGCCGAATCTGCTCGCAGCTCTCGCTGGCCGAGGACGCCGGAGCGGACGTCGTCCTCGATACCTGTTCCAGCACGTCGCCAGCCGTCGACATCGCGCGCGAGATGGTGGACATCCCCATCATCAAGATAGACGATCCGATGACCGAGGCTGCCGTCGAACGCGGTGAGCACATCTCCGTCGTCGCGACCGCATCGTCGACGCTCGAACCCAGCACAGAACTCGTCCGGAGCAAGGCGGACCAAGCGGGGAAATCAGTCACCGTCGAACCGGTCTTCGTCGACGGCGCGCTCGACGCACGCGAGGGCGGTGACGTCGACCGACACGACCACCTCGTGAGCGAACGCGTGCGCGAACTCGCGGCCGAGACGGACGTCGTCATCCTCGCGCAGGCGTCGATGAGCCACCTTGCACCGACGCTCGACGACGAGGTGGCAGTTCCCGTGCTGTCGAGTCCCGACCTCGCGATGGAGGCCGTCGCCTCGGAGATTCGCTGAACACGCGATCGCGTGAACACTAAAGCGCGACCTGTTAGCGCCAGCCAAGTCCATAATTCGCCATATCCCACCATAGCAAACAAAAATATTTGGATGGTGAGAACGGAACACGACCCCGAAAAAACTCGGCGAGGTGTCGGTCGAGTGCCTGCGGGCCGCGTTCTCGGCTGTCGACGACGCAAAGGAAGCAAAGCGCCTCGTCGTCGCGATTGAGTCCAAGACCGGACCGCGAGTTGCCGACCTCAGCGAACGGAATAGAAGCCCGCGCTCGATGCTGTACTCGTGACTGAATCGGTTCGGAGGAGGTTCGGTCGACGCGGCCGTCAGCGACGATGACCATCCAGATCGACCACCGAAGCTGGCCGAAGACGAACTCGCGAAACTTCGGGCGGATGCGGCGGTGTACTCGACAGACTGGACTACGACGCCGACGAGTGGACCGCCGCTCTCTTTCGACGTCACGTCGAGTCGAAATTCGGCGTCTCGTACTCCGAGGGACACCTTTGACAGTTGCTCTATCGGAGTCGTCGAGTCGACGCGAGGGAGGTTCTGTGCGACCGTCGCAGTCAGTCACGCACACCGCCAGTTGTGTACAATTACTTATATCTGAACGAAGTCGGAACGCGATGACTCGCTTCGGGATGGGAGCGGTAGTGACACCGCCACGACTCACCGTGAGAAGAGCGTACCAGCGCAGATGACGCTCACGGCCTACGAAGAGTCGAAACCCTCTGCCAGCGACGACTGACTGGTATTCCCCATGCGTGGGAAGCCTCGCCGTTTACGGCGAGGAGGATGTCACCGGAGTACTTTTTGGGAGCGGGTCAGGAACCAGTAGGTAATGTACAGTTGGATCACGGCGTACGAGGAACGGGACTGGCAGACGTCGACCGACGGCACGGTCCGATACGCGCTGTTGGGGCTTGGCTGGTGGACAGTCGACGTCGTTCTGCCGGCGATCGAAAACTCGGATCTCGGCGAGGTAACGGTGCT includes:
- a CDS encoding class II aldolase/adducin family protein, whose protein sequence is MTEPETLRAEREQVGELGREMLAQGLTRGTGGNVSVRSDDHVAISPSGVPYEEVTHETVPVVDLDGERIRGELKPSNETPMHTILYRERDDVGGIVHTHSPYASTFASLNEPIPASHYLIAYAGTEIPVAGYEPPGTEALGELAAEAMGADCDAVLLKNHGVMAVGATGADALEVAQMVEYCARIHYQAINVGEPELLPESEVRKLREMFSETYGQQ
- a CDS encoding aspartate/glutamate racemase family protein: MSDTVCFFHTVASLSDRFDSLASDYIQDADTFHIVDESVLQELLTVGEMTPSVTRRICSQLSLAEDAGADVVLDTCSSTSPAVDIAREMVDIPIIKIDDPMTEAAVERGEHISVVATASSTLEPSTELVRSKADQAGKSVTVEPVFVDGALDAREGGDVDRHDHLVSERVRELAAETDVVILAQASMSHLAPTLDDEVAVPVLSSPDLAMEAVASEIR